One Sphaerisporangium krabiense DNA segment encodes these proteins:
- a CDS encoding DUF4253 domain-containing protein encodes MVGTGTVEMDDGERGMLPAAVRPLFGDAGGGGRTLSVELPPGELVWPDPTYARFPARRRPAFWLSEDPAPGALWAQLRAEHPRSGLWPVLLEESVQPWSVGQIAPDAAAEIDNYNVGAFMAEVWDDWVVRAHLEQIETLEPFGPVCPGPADPGVLRTDPDTLADQYAAVLAEQGMPLGLAAVQRGADALVVMGWQGALHHNEWNVPLAAVVRSWEDRFAARLVSMGFNTLELSVAAPPQTPAHAVQVAAEHWAFCPDAIVQGAGTLVDYAEQIVGKYTWSFWWD; translated from the coding sequence TTGTTCGGCGACGCCGGCGGTGGCGGACGCACCCTCTCCGTGGAGCTGCCTCCCGGAGAGCTGGTCTGGCCCGACCCCACCTACGCCCGCTTCCCCGCGCGGCGCCGTCCGGCCTTCTGGCTCAGCGAGGACCCCGCGCCGGGGGCGCTGTGGGCACAGTTGCGCGCCGAGCACCCGAGGTCGGGCCTGTGGCCCGTCCTGCTGGAGGAGTCGGTGCAGCCCTGGTCGGTCGGGCAGATCGCCCCGGACGCCGCCGCGGAGATCGACAACTACAACGTCGGCGCGTTCATGGCCGAGGTCTGGGACGACTGGGTCGTGCGGGCGCACCTCGAACAGATCGAGACCTTGGAGCCCTTCGGCCCGGTCTGCCCGGGCCCGGCCGACCCCGGCGTGCTGCGCACCGACCCCGACACCCTGGCCGACCAGTACGCGGCCGTGCTCGCCGAGCAGGGCATGCCCCTCGGCCTGGCGGCCGTCCAGCGCGGGGCGGACGCGCTGGTCGTCATGGGATGGCAGGGGGCCCTGCACCACAACGAGTGGAACGTCCCGCTGGCCGCCGTCGTGCGGAGCTGGGAGGACCGCTTCGCGGCCCGCCTGGTGAGCATGGGGTTCAACACGCTGGAGCTGAGCGTCGCCGCGCCCCCGCAGACCCCGGCGCACGCCGTGCAGGTGGCCGCCGAGCACTGGGCGTTCTGCCCCGACGCGATCGTCCAGGGCGCGGGCACGCTCGTCGACTACGCCGAGCAGATCGTCGGCAAGTACACCTGGTCCTTCTGGTGGGACTGA
- a CDS encoding DUF5302 domain-containing protein yields MSANAPEPESESKASDDELKRKFREALERKRRSQAESNAAGRGKNNSKIAGAHGPAAGKRSFRRKSG; encoded by the coding sequence ATGTCCGCCAACGCACCGGAGCCCGAGTCGGAGTCCAAGGCGTCCGACGACGAGTTGAAGCGCAAGTTCCGCGAGGCCCTCGAACGCAAGCGCCGCAGCCAGGCCGAGTCCAACGCCGCCGGCCGCGGCAAGAACAACTCCAAGATCGCCGGCGCCCACGGCCCCGCCGCGGGCAAGCGCTCCTTCCGCCGCAAGAGCGGCTGA